The genomic window gcccatatgggatgccggcactgcaggcagcggctgttCCTGCTACGCCACGCGCCAGCCCCAGAATGCCTGTTCTTCATCACTAGCAATGTGGGCGGCATCCTGGTACCAGATCCCACGGCCCCACCCTAGACAGCTGCCCGAGGGCTGGAGAGTGGCGTCCACTTCTCAGGCTCGGAGAGAGTGGAAGGTGCGATTGGGCTCTGGTGTTGGACGAAGCCAGGTTCCAATGCCAGCTCTGAAGGCAGGAAGGGCTGCGGAAGCTGGGCAGGCGGCCGCCCTTCCCTGAGCCCCCGTCCTCTCACCTGCAACATGGAGTCCACAAGATTCCACTTCCCAGGGAACCTGTGCGGCTTCCAGGTGGGAAGCCACACTCTGCCCTGCGGCGAGCAGCCTGCAGTCAAAGACACCGGCAATCACGGCCACGCTGTCGCAGGCTCCCCAGCACGGGACTATGAAAACGCTCGTTGGTGGCGTCGGTGTGTCCCGTGGACTCCACCCCCAGCTTCAGAATCCCGCCAGTGACCCCCAGAGAGGACCGAGAGCAGGTGGGCTGAGCCAGCCCCGTACCTTGGTGAGATGAGCGTCGTGCATGTCGGTGAGCAGCCTGCGTCCCTGTCCGACGCCGAGCACTGAAAAGCAGCCAGCCTCATGTCACTTCCCACGGCCCCGGGACGCTCCCCTgccgctggggcaggggctgttcCCCGCAGGCCGCAGGGGAgccctcctgcacctgcgtgtgcGACCAACTGCAGGCTGCCGGGCCTCATCCGAACCGCCTCCACGTcacagcgggggagggggcgggagcccCAGCAAGCTCCCCGGGGATTCGGATGCGCTCAGAAGTGAGAGATGCCTGGAGCGGTCCCACAGGGCTGCAGCGAAACCCGGGCAGGCTCTGGGGATAACCACAACCTCTCAGGGCTCCCCCCAGCAGAGTGGGGGTAGAAATGCCGTGTGGTCCCTGGGGCTGTTGGGCAAGGCAAAGGCGGCAGGAGGGCCTGACACCCAGGGGCCACTTCCgacccctccctcctgctggaGGTCAGACTAGCCCCCATTCGCTTGtcggggagggaggaagggccaTGAGGTTCCGTCTGCTGCCTGCGCCCCAAGGGGCCGCCACTGCCTGGCCGTGCGGACACAGGCAGCTCACAGCTCAGGGCGCGAGGCCGCCCTGTGACTGGATGGCAGCTTCCCCTCTTGGGTCACAGGGACATCAGTGTCCACGGGACCCGGGGGAAGACGCCTGAGCTCCTGCAGTCCGCTTCCTCCTCCGTGGCGTCACCACACTTGCCACGACTCGTCAGGCTGCTGTGGCGGGAATGGGTGCGAGGGGACTCCAAGCACCTCACGCACTGCAGTCACCTGACGGGGCGACGGTGACGCCCACCCcgactccctccctcctgccgaTCAGACACAAGGGGCAGGACTCGGGAAGAGGGCAACGGTGGGCGAGGAGTGGGCTGGGCCCGAACAGCTCCCCTGACCCTTCCCCGGGCCCTGCCGCACCCCGACTTCTCACATCACCTACCAAGCACCCCAGAAGCACGGGCATCCAGCCGGTGTCCCACGCCAATCTTCAGGCTGGTAAACGCTGGTCCCCGCACTGCAAGCAAGCAAACACGGCCCACTTCCTCAGCTGATCCGGACTCCAGGACGGCTCGGGGCTGCGCGATGACCGCTCTCCTCGGACGGAGTGGAACAGCGCCCGAtccagggccaggctgctctCTCGGGCTCCCCTACCATCGCTCTGGAGCCCAGAACCACCTCTGTAGCTTCCCCGGGCTCATTCTCCCTGTGAGGACTGAATCTATCCCTGGGGACCAAGACTGTGGGgctgcccgccctgcccccaccaggagAGCCCTGGCCACCCTCCCAGCAAGAAAACAGAGGCTCTGAGCGCCCTGAGACAGGCCCTGGGTCTGTTCACAGTTCTACCTGCAGGGCCCAGAACTCACTGATATTCACCCCTTCAGGGTCTGGGAGGGGAACCTCAAGGCTGACTCTGCTTAAGGATTTCCGGGGAGGGGGCACCCAGGGTTCTGCTGGGCTGGAAGAGCACCTTACCCAGTGGATGCGTGGTGAGGGTGGGCACGCTGGAGGCTGTGAGGGTCAGCTCCCTGTCTTCACGGCCTTCCACAGGCCCCAGCAAGAAGCGAACACGCTTTTCAGGCGCGGGAGGCTTCCCAGCATTGAGACCTGAGCACACACAGGCGGGCGGGTGTTGTGCAGCCCACTGGGCCGCCctctggggcacccacatcccgtatccgagtgcctgggtccccgctgctcactgcttccaatcgcttcctgctaacgtgtgcaccctgggagagcggacaagggctcctgccacccacaagggagacagatgaattcccagttccccgctcccggctccagcttggctgctgtgggtatttggggagtgaaccagtgaatggaacagtGATCTCTCCGTGTCACTATTTCGgataagtaataaaaaaaaaaaaaaggtatttatttatttgaaaggcagagttagagaaagggagagagacagaggtctatcatccgctgggtcactccccaaatggtcgcaacagccccgggctgggccaggctgaagccaggagccaggagcttcttccggtctcccacgcaggtgcaggcgcgcaagcacttgggcatcctccactgctccccaggtgcattagcagggagcacgatcggaagtggagcagccgggaatcccACAAGCGCCCCTACAGGAGGCTGGCCCCGCAGgcgcgccacggcgccagccccagtcaaTCTTTGTAACAACACTGCCGATTCTGTCCAAACGCCCAGGGAAGAGAGAGCTGAGAGTGGTACAGAAGGCGGATGACAAGCCGACAAACAGGAGGAAACAGCAGTAACTTAAAAACTGACGTTGGTTCAAACCCAGTTCCCACTACTTAGCAGCCACGACAAAGTGAGGAGGAACGAAACACATAGGCAAGCGTCCACGCGGGTGGGGCACGTGACGCCGGGGGCCGAGGCGCTCACCTTTCAGCAGCTGCAGCTCCACGGTATCCCGCAGGTGCTCCCATTTTAACCCCGGGGGCTTATACACCGCGAAGAGCCCGTGCAGCCGCGCCAGGCCGGCAGTCCCCATGCCTGCACCCGCGAGCCCCAAGCCGGCCCGAAATCTGGGCTCTCGGCGGAAGTGCCGTACGGCCCCGCCCCCAAGTGTGGCCCCTACAACGGGCGCCGCCATGCTCTGCGACCGGAAGCGGTTCTCATCTTATTGTGTCCGGGTACAACACGAGGTGGAGGAGGAAGTAGGACCCGGCACGGAGCCGCAGAGCTTGCGGTGTGCCGTCTCCTTTGGAGGCACTTTCTCTGGGTGAGGTCAAATGGAGCGAGTCTTGTATCAGTGGAAGCAGGTGGTACACAGGTCGCGGGGGTATCTTTCTCATACTTAGTGAAACCCTCTTCTGTCCGTGCTACGAGGCTTCCCTTCCACAGGGCAGAGGCACTACAGGCAGCGTCGAGGCCTTTTGACCTCTCCGACGCTCCGTCCCAGCCAGGAGGTGCGTGCGTCCCGCCCCGCCCACCCGGCCGCGGACGTCCGCTGCCATGGCGACGCTGCTGCGCCGGCTGCGCGCCCAGCGCCGGCTGCCGAGCCGCTCGGCGTCCGCTGCAGGCACGTGCCGCCGGGCCCAGCTGGGGCTGCGAGAGCCCGGGGCCTCCTCTGACCGCGGCCTTTTTCTTGTCCCGCAGATGTGCCCCTCCGGGCcgggagccatggcgccggcctgctgtACCCGGACCACATTCCCACGTCCCCGCTGCAGAAGGCGCTGCTGGCCGCGGGGTCTGCCGCCATGGCGCTGTACGACCCGTATCGCCACGGTGAGGCCCTGGGCACCGTCCTCCCTTTTCCTTGGCAGCCCGGGCAGGGCCGCGACCTAGGCCTCCGTTCCCGATGGGTAGCTGGAGAATGGACTCTGGCCGGAAGTTTATACAAATGCAGGTGCCTGGTCGCTCCTTGCGTGTGAGTTAGcctggcagggagaggggaggaaggaaggggcgtGGAGCCCACCAGCTGCCTTTCTCAGCTGCTTCGGGGTGCTCTGTCACCCAGTCCGCCTGAGAACCTCAGCCACGGGGCTGGTTTTCACGGACCCACCTCGGCGACCTCGCACTAGAGAGTGAACGTGGAGGTCAAAGGCCACGCCTGGAAGAAAGGCGTTAACCTGTTCTCCACGGCGGGTGTGCCGGGTCACCTACCCGTGACTGCACTTGAACTCGCACCCAGCTCTGTGTGGCCCCAAAGCCTGTGCCGGTCGGCGGACGTGATGTCTGATAACCACTGTGCACGTGACTCATAAATCCTTCAGAGCGCCTGCCCCGGTACACAGATAACGCCGAGAGTGATGGCTGGAGGTTACCGAGCCCTGGCTGGGTGCCGGGTGATAGCTGAGTGTTTGCTGTGAGTCCGTGCAGCCGAGAGGTGGTTACAGGTGGTTCCGTGTTACCCTCGTGTCATCCCgaccggctcagccctggctggtcGGGTAACCTGCCCGCCCTCACACCCCCATTTTGTGCCTGTTTCTGCCCTTTCAGACATGGTCGCCGTGCTGGGGGAGACCACAGGACGTCGAACCCTGAAAGTCCTCCGGGACCAGATGAGGAGGAGCCCGGAAGGTGCCCAGATCCTGCAGTAGGTCCCTGTTCCGCCTGCTGGACAGGGGTGCTTCCCTGGGGCTCCTGACCTCTGTGGAGTCACCCTGTTTCGGGCCTGTGATACCCTGGCCTGGTGGCTGCACGGGGGCTGGACGCTGCCCAGCCCAGAGACACCGTCCACCCGTCCGTGTTTGCCGTGTGCTGACCTCTGGGTTGTGCAGTGGTGGTTGCAGCATCGGGGGTCTGTGCTGCCGTTAAGGTCCTGTGACATGTGCTGGCTGTACCCATCGGgagcctggctccctgccccgGCTGTGTCCCCGCAGGCAGGAGCCGTGTCCTTCGTCCCTGCTGCCGGCCTTGCCGGTGTCTGGGTCTCTTTTAGGGCTTGTGGCTGCCCCGTGCCTCCCCGCCAGCCCCTGGCCTCCTAACGCTGGGCGTTTATCTGCCACTGTGGGCACCCCCCCAGTGCTCATGGcctgccttctgcctcccagggagcgccCCCGGATCTCACTGTCCACCCTTGACCTGGGCAAGCTCCGGAGCCTGCCGGACGGCTCCCTCGGCCGCGAGTATCTCCACTTCCTGGATGTGAACGTGAGTTTCCAGCTCGTGTGcacacgtgggcagcaggaagggCAGAGCTGGCACCGGGTGACGtcctgagtggcaggagcccggagctgccTCCGTGTGCAGGATAGCGACCTTTGAGTCTCACGCCCAGGCTTGGTCTTTCTGCATGAGACACGCAAACAGGCAGGGAAGACCATTCCGAATGACAGTGTccgagagagaaagaaacagagagaaagagaggttttccgtgcactggttcacgccccagatggctgcaacagccagggctgggccaggccaaagccaggagtcaggagcttcttttagaaTCTCCCATTTTGGGGCggggccctgtggtgcagtgggttaacaccctggcctgcagtgctggcatcccatatgggtgccggttctagtcccggctgctcctctcccgatccagctctctgggaaagcagtggaagatggcccaagtccttgggcccctgcacccccatgggagacccggaagaagctcatggctcctggcttcagatcagtgcagctccagctgttgcagccatctggggagtgaaccagtggatggaagacctctctctctctctctctctctctctcactgtctctacctctctctgtaactctgtctttcaaataaataaaataaatatttaaaaaaaaaagaatctcccacgtgggtgcaggggcccaggcacttgggccatttccgttgccttcccaggccacagcagagagctggattggaagtggagcagccgggtcgcAGGCCGGCTCCCgtaaggcagtggctttacctgctccccCACAGCGTCGGCTCTTGCTGTGTGCCGTAGGCTGGGCTCACGCTGATCTCACTGAGTCCTCCCGACAGCCCTGTGCGGTTCGTTCCGTGCTCACCCTCTCTTagcagatgagaaaacaggctCGGGGCAGTTACGCTGCCTGCCAGTTTCACATGGCTGGTGCTCAAGGAGGCACAACCCCAGATCCTGCTCTTggtttaaaattctgtttattcatctgaaaggcagagtgacacagagaaggaggaacCAGGAATTCCGTCCAGACCTCACATGCGAGTGACGGAATCTAAGAACTCGTTCAGTCTGCCGCCTCCTAgaatgcacaccagcaggaagctggagggcaagtggaggcagaggggccggcgctgtggtgaagcaggtaaagccaccgcctgcagtgccggcatcccctgtgggcacaagcttgagccctggctgctccacttccgatccagctccctgctgtggcctgggaaagcagtggaagatgctccaagtccttgggcccctgcacctgcacgggagacccggaagaagctcctggcccctgcctttggatcagctcagctccggccattgcagccatctggggagtgagaaccagcagatggaagacctctctctctctctctctctctgcctctgcctctcaaatgaataaataaatctttttttaaaaaagtggagggCAGAtctcgatcccaggcactctgatagggtaGGCAGGGGTCCCAGATGGTGGCTGACCCTGCCGTGCCACGACGCCTGC from Oryctolagus cuniculus chromosome 1, mOryCun1.1, whole genome shotgun sequence includes these protein-coding regions:
- the COQ4 gene encoding ubiquinone biosynthesis protein COQ4 homolog, mitochondrial isoform X1, whose product is MATLLRRLRAQRRLPSRSASAADVPLRAGSHGAGLLYPDHIPTSPLQKALLAAGSAAMALYDPYRHDMVAVLGETTGRRTLKVLRDQMRRSPEGAQILQERPRISLSTLDLGKLRSLPDGSLGREYLHFLDVNRVSPDTRAPTRFVDDEELAYVIQRYREVHDMLHTLLGMPTNILGEIVVKWFEAVQTGLPMCILGALFGPIRLSAPRLRVLVSELIPWAVQNGRRAPCVLNLYYERRWEQPLSALRAELGITAPPRDVQRLAQA
- the COQ4 gene encoding ubiquinone biosynthesis protein COQ4 homolog, mitochondrial isoform X2 translates to MATLLRRLRAQRRLPSRSASAADVPLRAGSHGAGLLYPDHIPTSPLQKALLAAGSAAMALYDPYRHDMVAVLGETTGRRTLKVLRDQMRRSPEGAQILQERPRISLSTLDLGKLRSLPDGSLGREYLHFLDVNSDTEKEEPGIPSRPHMRVTESKNSFSLPPPRMHTSRKLEGKWRQRGRRCGEAGKATACSAGIPCGHKLEPWLLHFRSSSLLWPGKAVEDAPSPWAPAPARETRKKLLAPAFGSAQLRPLQPSGE